TTGGAAGTAGGTTCTACTACTGTAAGGCAGGTTGCGGTGGCAATAGCAGCATCAATAGCATTGCCTCCTTTTTTTAACATCTCAAGGCCTGCTTGTGCCGCCAGGGGCTGGGACGCTGCCACTATACCCTTTTTTGCGTATATTACGTGTCTCCTGGATGGGTATTTGTATGTCAAAGCGTCAAAATCCATGTTATTCCTCCTTTCTATGATATATACTTATTTATACCCGGAATACTAATAATCTGTTTGCTAATATGTTACTGGTATTGCTAATATATTGTTTTTTATTATATCATTTGTAGAAAATGTTTTTTATTTTTTTGATTTTGAATTTATGCTAAAATAATGAAATGAATAATTAAAAGGAGAGTTTTATGCTTAAATTATTTAGGCATTTGAAATCTTTCAGCTTATATATTTTATTAATTGTCCTGCTTTTATTCCTGCAGGCAGTATGCGATTTATCCTTGCCTGATTATATGTCGGATATTGTAAATGTAGGAATTCAGCAAGGAGGCATAGATAGCGCCGTCCCTCAGGTAATCAGGGAAAGTGAGTACAAGAAACTTAACCTTCTGTTATCTGATGAAGAAAATAATTTATTTGTCAAGGGGTTTAGGCTGTTAAGCAAGGACTCGCTGAGTTCAAGGGAATATGAGACCTTTGTTGAAAAGTATCCTGTCCTTGAGAAGGAAAATATTTATTTGATAAATACTTCTGACAAATTGCTGTTAGAAGACTTAAACAGAATACTTGGAAGAAGACTGCTGGTTTTATACATGATAGAGAAAGGTATGCCCGCCGAGGGTAATATGTCATTTGGCAACATGTCATTATTTGAAGGTTTCCAAGGGTTGCCTTCCAGTGGATTTCCTTCCGGAGCGGACCCGTTTGATATTTTGTCTAAGCTGCCAAAGGAGCAGTTGGAAGGGATTTTAAAAATTATTGACGGGAAAATTGACCAAATACCGGAAAAAATGATTACACAATCTTCAATAGCTTATATTACAGATGAGTACCAGTCTATAGGTGTTGATACAGCCAGGTTGCAGCGTAATTACATTCTCAAGGTGGGAGGTCTTATGCTGGGCATAGCCCTCATAGGAGCTTTTGCCACAGTACTTGTAAGTTTTCTGTCTGCTAAAGTGGCTGCAGGCCTTGGAAGAAATATAAGAGAAACGATATTCAGGAAGGTAACTTCATTTTCAAACAGCGAATTTGACAAGTTCTCTACCGCCTCACTGATAACCAGAAGTACCAATGACATCCAGCAGGTTCAGATTCTCATGACCATGCTGTTCAGAGTAGTGTTTTATGCGCCAATCCTGGGAATAGGCGGAGTAATAAGAGCTTTATCCAATAATTATTCAATGGGATGGATAATTGCTGTTGGCGTCATGGCAATACTTACTTTAGTAGTTGTTTTATCATCCATTGCACTGCCTAAATTTAAATCAGTCCAGAAGCTGGTAGACAGGGTGAACCTGGTAATTAGGGAATCTTTAACGGGTATGCTTGTTATCCGCGCTTTTAATAACGAAAAGTTTCAGGAAAATAAATTTGATGAATCCAACAGAAACCTTACCAGGACGAATCTCTTTATAAGCCGCCTGATGGCCATTATGATGCCTGCCATGATGCTTATAATGAATGGACTGATATTGTTGATTATATGGGTGGGAGCTCACCAGGTTGATTACGGAAATATTCAGGTTGGGGACATGATGGCTTTCATGCAGTATACAATGCAGATAATAATGTCCTTTCTGATGATTTCAATGGTGTCAATCATGCTGCCCAGAGCTGCTGTTTCGGCTCAAAGAATACTTGAAGTGACAGAATGCGATGTATTGATTAAGGATCCGGAGAATCCGGTTTCACTTGGAAAGGGCAACAGGTGCCAGGTACAGTTTAAGAATGTAAGCTTTAAATACCCTGGTGCAGAAGAGTTTGTGCTGTATAATATAAATTTCACGGCAAATCCGGGGGAAACCACGGCTATAATAGGCTCCACAGGCAGCGGAAAATCTACTCTTATTAATCTTATTCCCAGGTTCTATGATGTAACTGAAGGAGAAATACTAATTGATGGAGTGAATATAAAAAATATTACTCAGAAAGACCTGAGGGAAAAAATTGGGTTTGTGCCCCAGAAAGGAATACTGTTTTCAGGGACTATAGAAAGTAATATAAAATATGGCGGGGATAATATTTCTGACCAGGATATGATAAAGGCTGCCAGAATAGCCCAGTCAGAAGAATTTATCCGGGAGAAGGAAGGAGCCTATGACTTTATAATCACCCAGGGAGGTACAAATGTATCAGGAGGCCAGAGGCAAAGGTTGACAATAGCCAGGGCTCTTGCAAAGAATCCCGGTATTTATATATTCGATGACAGCTTTTCAGCATTGGATTTTAAAACGGACAGAGCACTAAGGAAAAGCCTGAAAGAGGAAATAAAAGGCTGTACGGTCATTATTGTTGCTCAGAGGATCAGTACTATTATGGATGCAGATAAAATTATAGTTTTGGATGAGGGTAGAATAGTGGGAGAGGGCACTCATAAAGAGCTTCTGAAGACCTGTGAAATTTATAAAGAGATAGCTTACTCCCAGCTTTCAAAGGAGGAATTGGAATATGAGCAACAATAGAGAGTTCTCCCGGAGACCTGCGGCAGGCAGGGGAATGGGCCCTATGATGAGGATAGCGGAAAAACCTAAGGATTTTAAAGGTACTATGAAAAAGCTTTTGCAGTATCTTAGGCCATATAATGCAGCATTTTTAATTGTTGTAATATTTGCTTTCGGAAGTGCAGCTTTTTCAATAGTGGGTCCCAAAATACTTGGCAAGGCCACAACCAAAATATTTGAAGGCCTGGTTGAAAAAGTAAGGGGTGTTGAAGGGGCTTCTATAGATTTTGGATATATAGGCAGAATTATAATAATTCTTATAGTTCTATATGCACTGAGCGCATTGTTTTCATTCATCCAGGGATTTATTGTGTCAGGAGTGGCACAGAAGGTTTCTTTTAATCTAAGAAAAGAAATATCAGAGAAGATTAACAGGCTGCCTTTGAAATATTTTGACAAAGTTACCCATGGAGAAGTATTGTCGAGGGTGACAAATGATGTTGATACCGTGAGCCAGACTCTCAACCAGTCTCTTTCACAAATTATTACGTCAATTACCACTTTGATTGGTGTTTTGGTAATGATGATCTCGATCAGCTGGCAGATGACTTTATTGGCGCTGTTGATGCTGCCTTTATCTACCATATTGGTATTTTCAGTGGTCAGAAAGTCCCAGGTGTTTTTTAAAGACCAGCAAAAATTTCTGGGTGAAGTTAACGGATATGTGGAAGAAATGTTTAGCGGCCACATTATTATGAAAGCTTATAACGGAGAAGAGAAGGCAACAAGGGAATTTGTTAAAATAAACCATAAGCTTTACGATGCAGCCTGGAAAGCACAGTTTATATCAGGAATGATGCAGCCTATTATGGCTTTTATAGGTAATCTTGGATATGTTGCAGTGTCAATACTTGGAGGATACCTGGCTGTCAGGAAGACCATAGAGGTAGGGGATATACTGTCCTTTATACAGTACATCAGAAGTTTCACTCAACCCATAGTGCAGGTTGCACAGATTTCAAATATCATTCAGTCAACAGTAGCGGCTTCCGAGAGGGTTTTTGAATTCCTTGGAGAGAAGGAGATTACCGAGGAAGCCGGCACAAGGGAAACTCTTGGGAATATAAGAGGAGAAGTGATTTTTGAGAATGTCAGGTTTGGCTATGAGGAAGATAAGACAGTTATAAAAGACTTTTCTGTAAATATTAAGCCCGGACAAAGAGTTGCTATTGTAGGGCATACCGGATCCGGGAAGACAACTATTGTAAAACTCCTGATGAGATTTTATGAGCTTAATGGCGGAAGAATTTTGATTGACGGAGTTGACATTAGAAACATAAAAAGAGAAGAGTTAAGAAGCTATATAGGAATGGTGTTACAGGATACATGGCTGTTCAGAGGCACTATTATGGAGAACATAAGGTACGGAAGGCTTGAGGCTACGGATAAAGAAGTTATCAGGGCTTCTAAGTTAGCCTGTGCACACCACTTTATACAGACATTGCCCAATTCCTATAATATGGAGATAAATGAAGAGGCAAATAATATTTCATCCGGGCAGAAACAGTTGCTTACCATTGCAAGGGCTATACTTAAAGACCCTAAAATACTGATATTGGATGAAGCTACAAGCTCGGTTGACACAAGGACGGAGATACTTATAAAAAGAGCCATGGAAAATCTCATGAAAGGGAGAACAAGCATTATTATTGCCCACAGGCTTTCCACCATAAGAGATGCTGATTTAATTATTGTGATGGAAGATGGGTATATAGTAGAAATGGGTAAGCATGAAGAGCTTATCGGTAAAAACGGGAAATATGCCACTCTCTATAATAGCCAGTTTGAAGATTGAGGAAACAGGGGGAAAACAAAGGGACGGTTCTTCTGCTTCCGTTTTTGGCGGAAGCAGAAGAACCGTCCCTGATTTTCCTGCAGATTAGTAAGTTTCTACGAACAGTTCGAAAAAGGCTTGTGGATGTGCACAGGCAGGGCATTCCTTTGGAGCTTCGGCGCCTTCGTGTATGTAACCGCAGTTACCGCATTTCCAAAGAACCGTCTCGTTCTTTTTGAAAACGGTATCATTTTCAATGTTTGCAATAAGTTTATTGAATCTTATTTCGTGCCTCTTCTCTGCATATGATATTGCTCTGAATACTCTTGCAATCTCCGGAAAACCTTCTTCATCCGCTACTTTGGCAAATTCAGGATAAAGCATTGACCACTCTTCATTTTCTCCTTTTGCAGCAGCTTTCAGGTTGTCGAGAGTAGTACCCTGAGCAACAGGAAAATCAGCAGTAATTTCTATGTTGGTTGGTAATTCTCCTTCAAATCCTGCAAGAAGGAATTTAAAAAATCTTTTTGCATGTTCTTTTTCATTATCAGCGGTTTCAATAAAGATATTTCTCATTTGCTTAAAGCCTTCTTTGTCAGCAATTGAGGCATAATAAGTATAACGGTTGCGTGCCTGGGATTCCCCTGCAAATGCTTTCATCAAATTTTCCGAAGTTTTTGTTCCTTTTAAACTTTTCATATTCTTACCTCCACTCACTAATTTTATATTTTTGTATTTATTTATTTATTAGAAAGGCATTTTGAACATATGCCTTTGAAATAAACATTTTTTTCCTTTATCAGAAAGTTTCCTAAAGAGGGATATTGGGACTCTTCCAGGTAAATGGGGAAATCATATATATAATCACATGATTCACATATAAAGTGTCCATGATCTGTAAAAGCAATGTCGTACCTCGCTTCATTTTCCTCGACTAATGCTATTTTAACAAGATTAGCATCCATGAACAGGTTTAACGAATTATATACGGTAGTTTTAGATAATGTGGGTATTTCTTTAACAAGAGCACCGTATATTTCATCGACAGTAGGATGACTCCGTTTTTCAATAAGATATTCTAAAACCTTAATTCTCTGATAAGAAGGTTTAATATTCTTACTTAACAATATTTCAGTGATATTGTCCCTGTTTATCATTTTGAAACGCTCCAAAGAACAATAAAAATAAAATTATAATAAATTTGTAATCATTACATTTTTATTATAATAACAGATGATAACATTGTCAATATTTAGAAAAATATATAAACTATTAATTTATTAATTTCTTATTTACCACACTTTCATTGAAATAATCACATTTTAATTGTATTTGTCAATAATTATGAAAATTTATTTAAATAAATATGAAAAAATGGAACCTAAATTGATATTGATTAGTCTATAACCGTAAATGGCTATATATGGTTATAAAATGCTGGCAAAAATAATAATAAGAGGTGGTCAATTTGAAGAAATTACTAGCTGTATTGGTTGCAATGCTTATGCTTGTAACTGCTATTATTCCGTTGCAGGGTTTTGCTGCTGGGGATGACAAAGGACTTGAGGATGCCATTAAGGCGGCAAAATCTTTAATTGAGGTTCCTGAAGACTATAAAATTATATCAAGCTTTGGGAATGAAGGTGATATGGATTACTGGGAACTTTATTGGAGCAGCAAGGATGATTATACCGGAAGTATAAGTGTCCGCATCAGGAATGACGGTACTTTGCTGTGGTATGACCAGTATAAGAGAGAATATTACCAGGATGACGGACTTAAGTTTCCAAAAGTAAGCAGAGATGAGGCTAAGACTATTGCTGAAAATTTTATCAGGAAGGTAAACCCATCAGTTATTGATAATATCAAATATTATGAAGTAGACCAGATCCAGCTGGGAGATAATTCCTATTATTTTAATTACATAAGAATAGAAAACGGTGTTCCTTATTATAATAATTCAATATATGTAGCTGTAAACCGTAATACAGGTGATGTTGTATCATACAATTATTATTGGACCGAAGGGCTGGAATTTCCTGATGCCTCAATAGTCATTTCAGTTGAGGAAGCTCAAAAAGCTTATATGGAAAAAATGGGATTAGAACTTATATATCAGTCCAGCAATGTTAAAGATGAACTCAAGGTGTTCCCGACTTATATTCCAAAGTATAACAATAATTCTATTGGTATAGATGCTCTCACAGGTGAAAGAATAGAGTTTGGTACAAGATATATTATCTATAACACTGTATCCCAGGTAGCTATGGATCAAGCAACGAAAGAAATGGCCGGGGCAGGGGATGGAGGAGAAATAAGGCTTTCCCCTGAGGAAGAAAAAGAAGTGCGTGAAATTTCAAAATTAATCTCTCTTGAGGAAG
This region of Clostridiaceae bacterium genomic DNA includes:
- a CDS encoding ABC transporter ATP-binding protein gives rise to the protein MLKLFRHLKSFSLYILLIVLLLFLQAVCDLSLPDYMSDIVNVGIQQGGIDSAVPQVIRESEYKKLNLLLSDEENNLFVKGFRLLSKDSLSSREYETFVEKYPVLEKENIYLINTSDKLLLEDLNRILGRRLLVLYMIEKGMPAEGNMSFGNMSLFEGFQGLPSSGFPSGADPFDILSKLPKEQLEGILKIIDGKIDQIPEKMITQSSIAYITDEYQSIGVDTARLQRNYILKVGGLMLGIALIGAFATVLVSFLSAKVAAGLGRNIRETIFRKVTSFSNSEFDKFSTASLITRSTNDIQQVQILMTMLFRVVFYAPILGIGGVIRALSNNYSMGWIIAVGVMAILTLVVVLSSIALPKFKSVQKLVDRVNLVIRESLTGMLVIRAFNNEKFQENKFDESNRNLTRTNLFISRLMAIMMPAMMLIMNGLILLIIWVGAHQVDYGNIQVGDMMAFMQYTMQIIMSFLMISMVSIMLPRAAVSAQRILEVTECDVLIKDPENPVSLGKGNRCQVQFKNVSFKYPGAEEFVLYNINFTANPGETTAIIGSTGSGKSTLINLIPRFYDVTEGEILIDGVNIKNITQKDLREKIGFVPQKGILFSGTIESNIKYGGDNISDQDMIKAARIAQSEEFIREKEGAYDFIITQGGTNVSGGQRQRLTIARALAKNPGIYIFDDSFSALDFKTDRALRKSLKEEIKGCTVIIVAQRISTIMDADKIIVLDEGRIVGEGTHKELLKTCEIYKEIAYSQLSKEELEYEQQ
- a CDS encoding rubrerythrin family protein, whose product is MKSLKGTKTSENLMKAFAGESQARNRYTYYASIADKEGFKQMRNIFIETADNEKEHAKRFFKFLLAGFEGELPTNIEITADFPVAQGTTLDNLKAAAKGENEEWSMLYPEFAKVADEEGFPEIARVFRAISYAEKRHEIRFNKLIANIENDTVFKKNETVLWKCGNCGYIHEGAEAPKECPACAHPQAFFELFVETY
- a CDS encoding ABC transporter ATP-binding protein, which translates into the protein MGPMMRIAEKPKDFKGTMKKLLQYLRPYNAAFLIVVIFAFGSAAFSIVGPKILGKATTKIFEGLVEKVRGVEGASIDFGYIGRIIIILIVLYALSALFSFIQGFIVSGVAQKVSFNLRKEISEKINRLPLKYFDKVTHGEVLSRVTNDVDTVSQTLNQSLSQIITSITTLIGVLVMMISISWQMTLLALLMLPLSTILVFSVVRKSQVFFKDQQKFLGEVNGYVEEMFSGHIIMKAYNGEEKATREFVKINHKLYDAAWKAQFISGMMQPIMAFIGNLGYVAVSILGGYLAVRKTIEVGDILSFIQYIRSFTQPIVQVAQISNIIQSTVAASERVFEFLGEKEITEEAGTRETLGNIRGEVIFENVRFGYEEDKTVIKDFSVNIKPGQRVAIVGHTGSGKTTIVKLLMRFYELNGGRILIDGVDIRNIKREELRSYIGMVLQDTWLFRGTIMENIRYGRLEATDKEVIRASKLACAHHFIQTLPNSYNMEINEEANNISSGQKQLLTIARAILKDPKILILDEATSSVDTRTEILIKRAMENLMKGRTSIIIAHRLSTIRDADLIIVMEDGYIVEMGKHEELIGKNGKYATLYNSQFED
- a CDS encoding transcriptional repressor, with the translated sequence MINRDNITEILLSKNIKPSYQRIKVLEYLIEKRSHPTVDEIYGALVKEIPTLSKTTVYNSLNLFMDANLVKIALVEENEARYDIAFTDHGHFICESCDYIYDFPIYLEESQYPSLGNFLIKEKNVYFKGICSKCLSNK